A region of the Flavobacteriales bacterium genome:
GCAGGAATAGATCGCAAAAAGAAGAAATATATATCGTGCGCTTTTTTTCAATTTCGATCGAACATTAATCGCATTCCCTTTTTTTCTTCGTGGAATTTTCCGGCTTCATAAGCTAAATGTCCACTTATAAAAGTATGTGTAATGGTCGATGAGAAGGTGTGTCCTTCAAAGGGCGACCAGCCACATTTGTAGAGTAGGTTGTTTTTGTCAACAGTCCATGATTTTTCAGGGTCCACCAATACCAAATCAGCAAAATATCCTTCACGGATATAGCCTCTTTTTTCAATTTGAAAACAATCGGCAACGGCGTGCGACATTTTCTCAACTACTTTTTCGATGCTTATTTTTTTTGCTTTCACCAAATCGAGCATGGCAGGTAAAGCAT
Encoded here:
- a CDS encoding amidohydrolase family protein, whose amino-acid sequence is ALPAMLDLVKAKKISIEKVVEKMSHAVADCFQIEKRGYIREGYFADLVLVDPEKSWTVDKNNLLYKCGWSPFEGHTFSSTITHTFISGHLAYEAGKFHEEKKGMRLMFDRN